From Phragmites australis chromosome 5, lpPhrAust1.1, whole genome shotgun sequence, a single genomic window includes:
- the LOC133918585 gene encoding uncharacterized protein LOC133918585, with translation MSSSSSSLMGGSLALAAATAVAFSGSLVVFSFCRAHLCHAAGPSSPSALRPCLSSSSEKRKAARRKGEKRVRFAEDVVDNEGAARPTRASPAAAAGATCRGAAEERMPPNREALYRGMLRDRSAHRVTCSY, from the exons atgtcctcctcctcctcctccttgatggGCGGCTCCCTCGCGCTCGCCGCCGCAACCGCCGTGGCGTTCTCCGGCTCcctcgtcgtcttctccttCTGCCGCGCGCACCTCTGCCACGCCGCCGGGCCTTCTTCTCCTTCGGCGCTCCGACCCTGCCTCTCTTCGTCCTCAG AGAAGCGGAAGGCGGCGCGGCGGAAGGGAGAGAAGCGGGTGCGGTTCGCGGAAGACGTCGTCGACAATGAGGGCGCCGCGCGCCCGACCAGGGCGTCCCCAGCGGCTGCTGCCGGGGCGACATGCAGGggcgcggcggaggagcggaTGCCGCCGAACCGGGAGGCGCTCTACCGCGGCATGCTCCGCGACCGCTCCGCGCACAGGGTCACGTGCTCCTACTGA